From the Quercus lobata isolate SW786 chromosome 6, ValleyOak3.0 Primary Assembly, whole genome shotgun sequence genome, one window contains:
- the LOC115994698 gene encoding uncharacterized protein LOC115994698, with the protein MKLFGYTIDKNYMFLLCNGLIVFIVKNSGLVGNSHSQSGDNLYLNEEHGIKNGHRQQSVPELSENKALDLDESKIVVMEFEEEQVIANRSLSLITVVGGGENELLTMQDEEEEDGFGLLSTEELNKRCDDFIRKMKEEIKFGAKQLVVV; encoded by the coding sequence ATGAAACTCTTCGGCTACACAATTGACAAGAACTACATGTTCCTACTTTGCAATGGACTCATAGTTTTTATAGTCAAGAATTCTGGTCTGGTTGGGAATTCTCATTCTCAATCAGGGGATAATCTTTATCTTAATGAAGAACATGGCATCAAAAATGGACATAGGCAGCAATCAGTACCTGAACTATCAGAGAATAAGGCATTGGATTTGGATGAAAGTAAAATTGTAGTTATGGAGTTTGAAGAGGAACAAGTAATAGCAAATAGGTCTTTGTCATTGATTACAGTAGTTGGAGGAGGAGAAAATGAGCTTTTGACTATgcaagatgaagaagaagaagatggattTGGGCTACTGAGTACAGAAGAGCTAAACAAAAGATGTGATGATTTTataagaaagatgaaagaagaaatcaaatttggaGCCAAACAATTGGTCGTAGTTTAG
- the LOC115993595 gene encoding 2-hydroxyisoflavanone dehydratase-like: MGSIAKEIDAKELEKEFLPFLRMYKDGTVERLLGTPYVPPSPLDPETEVSSKDITISLDPSISARLYLPKFNQTHHQKLPILVYYHGGGFCIESAFSSDHHRFLNSLVAQGQVVAVSVEYRLVPEHFLPNAYEDCWAALQWVASHVKDDNVVNKEPWLMNHGDFSRVFLGGDSAGANIVHNTAMRAGVESLHDGVKLVGAFLTHPYFWGSKPVRSEASEGHDKALPCLVWNFVYPNAPGGIDNPMINPFVETGAHSLAVLGCSRVLVAVAEKDELRDRGVYYYEELIKSKWEGEAELVQVEGEDHAFHVLNFETENAKTLIKRLASFLLK; encoded by the coding sequence ATGGGTTCCATTGCCAAGGAGATAGATGCCAAGGAGCTAGAGAAAGAGTTTCTTCCATTCCTCCGTATGTACAAGGATGGTACAGTTGAGCGACTTTTAGGCACTCCCTATGTGCCCCCATCGCCTCTAGACCCAGAAACTGAAGTCTCATCAAAAGACATCACAATTTCACTAGACCCCTCCATCTCTGCTCGTCTCTACCTCCCAAAATTCaatcaaacccaccaccaaaagCTTCCCATCTTGGTCTACTACCATGGCGGAGGCTTCTGCATTGAATCCGCCTTCTCATCTGATCACCATCGCTTCCTCAACAGTTTGGTCGCTCAAGGTCAAGTTGTTGCTGTGTCAGTTGAGTATAGGCTAGTTCCTGAGCACTTTCTCCCCAATGCTTATGAAGATTGCTGGGCTGCACTTCAATGGGTTGCATCACACGTCAAAGATGATAATGTTGTCAACAAAGAGCCATGGTTGATGAATCATGGTGACTTTAGCCGAGTTTTTCTTGGAGGTGATAGTGCTGGTGCTAATATTGTGCATAATACGGCAATGAGAGCTGGTGTTGAGAGCTTGCATGATGGTGTTAAACTTGTAGGAGCTTTTCTTACGCACCCTTACTTCTGGGGTTCAAAACCAGTACGGTCAGAGGCTAGTGAAGGACATGACAAGGCTTTGCCATGCTTGGTTTGGAACTTTGTATATCCAAATGCTCCTGGTGGTATTGATAACCCAATGATCAATCCATTTGTTGAAACTGGAGCACACAGCTTGGCTGTACTTGGGTGTTCTCGAGTGCTTGTGGCTGTGGCTGAGAAGGATGAGCTGAGGGATAGAGGCGTTTATTACTATGAGGAATTGATAAAAAGCAAGTGGGAAGGAGAGGCTGAGTTGGTTCAAGTTGAAGGAGAGGATCATGCTTTCCATGTCTTGAATTTTGAGACTGAGAATGCAAAGACTTTGATCAAACGCTTGGCTTCTTTTCTCCTCAAGTAA